The sequence TGCAAACATGAACTGTACTGGATTCATTTTTTCATTGACTACAAATGGGATTTCTAGACTGTGGGCTCGTCCCTATTTAATTCTAGGCCTTAAACACTGAGCTAAATTCTGAAGATAATTTTAGAATCTTCACTCATCCTTTAATTCTATTGtgacatatttattgatttactaATTGAGACCACTAATTTTTAGGATGAAACCCtggcattttaaattaaatggtaTGTCAATTATTGTGTGACTTTCTATACATTTTCTAAGACAGAAATAGTCAAGGGTGCCAAAACACACACCACTATGGTATTTGAGGGAATTTCGTATGAAAGCTTTGCCCTAAAGTTTGTAAATATGAACTAAGAAAGCATATAATCCACAAATGACTTCCTGTGTTTCGTCCTGGGCTTCaaagtacattttcttttaaaggcaTCTAATTAACTCTTTACTTACTCATGTTCATGTTCCTTCTACCTAAAGCATTTTAATCAGAGACAGTTGTTTGTAtgtctctaaatattttaaaacctccaAAACTGATTATTTAGAtcattttatacaaaattttatCAAGACGAGTTTAGTCTGCAGAGTTACTTGTATAAGAACAATGTTAGATCCCTatcttaggctgggtgtggtggctcacgcctgtaatcccagcactttgggaggctgaggggggaggatcacttgagcaagaccagcctgggcaacatagtgagacccggccactaaaataaaaaataaaagaacaatgtTAGATCGCTATTTTAGATGTGTAACTAATGCTCCAGCATTGTCTCCCACTACTACCTAGTAACTTTCTGAATATTGAGCAAAGTATATACACACTAGGGGATGGAAATTAATCTAAATTGTGTATCTTATAATGTTGCAACATCATGTCTGTTTATGAGCTTAAAACCTTCTTAGGCATCTCCATCTGAGTAGCTACTTTAAATTTTTAGCAGAATCCAGTTGCCCATCGATTATTAAAGCACAGTTCATGAAAATACAAGGATGCTTAGATAGATATATATTCCAGACATAAAAAAATCTTATGGTTGCTAAAGAAATATAATACTTTAAGAGATTTTAAAGTAGTTATTTCCTGAATGTCTTTTTTCCCAAACATTAGACCAAGTTGCATTGTTTACAAAAATTTATTCATACAAATTTTACACACTTTATATAACAGTTATCAAAGTCCTAGTTATAGATATCATGTGTGTAATAATACTTGGTTAAGGTGTTTTTATAATCAGTTGCACACAAAATAAGAGCTTCAAGACTAACATCTACCTAAATTATCACTATATCATAAATCTGCTTCAGTTTAGTAAGGCTCTTGGCATTTCTAAAAAGTATACAAAAGATTAAACTGGGTGATCACTGTAAAATGCTTGCAACTAGCCACGGGAACACTAAATTAGACTTCATAAATAAAAGGTTAACTAGAGCCCTATTTCACCACTAACAGCTGACACAAATACAGAAAACTCTGCCCATTATCCAAGAAACAAATAATTAAGACTAAAATGCAAGCTGATGTGTTGCAGCATTGTAGGGCCACTAAATAGCCATCTGTGATTCGTGGCAATTTAAAAGGCGAAGAAAGGCACTAAAGCTGCAAACTGCATCCCGTGTCACATTGCCTGAGGAGACTGCGGAATTAAAGGAAGATTGATCCTATACACAGGACTCAGGCATAGACTGAATGCCTCTGTTTTCACTATTTGCAATGTGATCTCCTGGCAGCATCCATCCCACCTGGGAATGCAAATccaattctgttttctttgattTATGACTTCATACTGATCAAATCcgtaaaggaaaaggaaaggtccTTTAAACTTTACAAGCTAACGTTTaatcttttcttgttctttttttttcttcttcttcgtcttcttttttcaaaacataaaaaaaaaataaataaacttgtgCCTGAAATTTGGGAGACTGGCTGGCTGGTTTGTCTGTTGCTGCTCGATCTGATTGCTGGGTGAAGGTTCTTTTGTTTGTAAAGATTACTGTATATGTTCAAAGAATTGACAGGAAACAGACATGCTTTCTTTAGCCAAAGAAAGGATACAAGGATAGGTTCTCAGGGTCTGTTGGAGCTTGCTTACCTCACTCTTGACCACAGATATAAGATAGTACTCATACATATGAAGAAGAGGATTAAATGATTTATCAGTTAGCAAAACTGAGCAACATGTGAACACTACACATTCTAATATGACAAAGGTTggttttatgaaataaattttactaAGCAATAAGCAATAatgtagaaaaatacattttacctACAAACTcaataaacaagaaacaaaggGTTCATATTTAGTGCATAATTACTTATTAGTAGCTACACAAGGGTTCCTAAAGTTTACAATAAGTGCCTgcatcaaacaaaaaaaagtgagaagCATTCACAAGTTTAAGAGAAGTGAATGAAAAATGGTAAACAGTACTTAAACAGTGCAGGAGGGTAGGAAGGAGAGGTCTCcataaaaccacaaaggaaaAGGGTAGCTCCTACAGAGCAGGTTTCAAAGGAGAGGATCCTGGCCATTTCACAAGATGAGAAGCATGGACAGCACTGGAGAAAAACACATTGTACTTTGCATCCATTTCCAATACCCAGCGCCCAAAGTCAGGACCATTGGGACTGGACTTGCCCTCAGCTTCCCAGACCTGGGGCAACCTCAAACCAGTCCCTTTCCAGGGTCCTCCTCCTACCACCTCAGGCTCTGCCTCTTCCAATATACCTCTATGTCCTTCACTTTGTTCCAATTGCCCTAATTTGGGGATATTAGATTCCCTGGCAACTCAGGAAGTACAGAAAAGACAGTGGTCTAACGAAGCTGCCTTTTCTGTACAGTTCCTCAACTCTTCTCCTAGGGAGAGGCGTGAATTCTGGGGAGAAGCACAATTTGGATCGAGCTGTTGTTTTATCAGGAGAATTTTCTTCTGGGCTGAGAGTCTGAAGAGAGACAACTACACATAAAAGGAGAAtcaaagaaagcagaaatattGGAATTGCCACCCAACCAGGGGGACAGTGCCCAGTTGAGTTAGGCTGGGATTGAAGCAGCCTGCCCCAGAGACTCACTGGGAAAGAATGCCCTTCAGCAATTCTCCATATCATTACCTCAAAATCTTCCTGGAGCAGGGCATCATTGTTTATCTACAGTAGCAAATGGTAAGTAGTAATATCTTCAGGCCTGTCATGGATAAAAATACTATCCTTTTAATTCCAGTTTACAAAAATAGGAGTAATATTCAAAACAATGATTGtctacttttctatttatttttataaaaacataaacagcTCAGGCGAATTTTCAATCCTTGTGCACGCTTTGTATGAACTTCTCtctatacttatatatatatattctttatatatatttataatatatatcaataatTGGTCCACAAAGTATATCTGTGCATTCTCTAGTGCTtcgtaaaaagaaaaacaatattattatcaaaatattcatttaatggCTTTACTTCATTACATAAATACATGTTTGGATAGAACACACGAGCGATGACTGTTCAGTCAGTTTGGAAAACGACTTTTCATTGCGTCAGGGCTGTATACACAGGGTAGCTGGTAACTCATCGCTACAAATAAGCTATTCGGCGTCCTTTGTTTTTAACCCTTTGTTTATACCTTTTCCCTAAGACGGCCGCCAAGTATTTCTTGACAGCCATTTGTTTCCGGTAGCGGCTGTAGCTGTCCGTGAAGATTCCGTCCGAGTGGCGCTTGGAGAGCGGCTCCGCGTCGTCCTCCGCGCCGCCGCCTAGGCTCCCACTGCAAGCAAAGGGGTCGGGAAGAGGGTGGCGGGGCGGGAGACACAGGTTCAATCGCTGCGGGGAGCAGGCGGGCCCCACCCCACGCGGGAGCCTTCGGGGAGGGCCCGGGGCTCGCACTGCCCACCGCACCGCCTCCCTCTGCCAGGAAGCAGCCGTAGGGAGGGCTGAGATGGAAGCCCCTCGATGCCTCCCTCCCCGCCCAGGATTTCCTGGCACGAAACCCTACAGAGGGGGCCCGGGATAAGATCCGGGCAGACGACACGCGCTTTAAGCCTAACCTTTCTCCCAACGCTGACCCTTGAGATCTGACCATTCGTGTGTTTGCGCTAAATTGTCCTCACTCTTCCTCTCACCCCCGACATAAAGAGAAAATTACCAGAGAGCCCTAAATATTCCAGGCTGGCTGCTGCCCTGGAGTTTGCATCGATCCTGCAATTCCTAGTCAAATATGAacactcctctccctcctcacgCCAAGTTGAAAAACGTGATAATAATATAAGTCGACAGGCTGTAGGCAATATTTTTCACTGCATGAATTATTCATGGCGAAAATGTAATCTGTTTTCCTATGGGCTTTATTAAAATGTTGCCTTCTGCTGAGATAGGCTTCACGCAAGCCCTATGCTCTCAGTTTCTCTGGCGTGAGCAAAACTGTTTGGTTCCGTAAGTGTCCAAATTTGGCTATTTATTATTTCGATTTGAATCTTCAGTAAATACAAccacccctttcccctcccccaaaaaGAGTCATGCTTAGAGGAAATTATAGCAAAACCTCCCTGGAAGCTTGAAGGTTTTGAATGACTGAgaggtttggtttggtttctcTTTTCATTCAAAACGGATCAAACTCCCTGGCTCGCGTTCCCTTTTTCCCTCTTCCAGAGCTCTCTGGGCAAATTTAAAGCGCCACTTCAAAATCTCCGACTACGACCCGTGGCCGGTACCCACCCCAGACCCTGGGGCGCAGACTCACCCTGGCCCCCACGTGCACGCACTGCCGCGGAAGCCGAGCCGCCCGCCCTGCGCGCGCCCCGCACAGGCACCCACCCCGGCGCGCGCAAGCCACCATGCGCGGGTTAATCCTTCCACAAACTCTTACCCCACGCCCTTGGCCACGAGCGACTGCAGGTACTTCCTGGCGGACAGCTGGTCCAGCACTTTGCGGTAGGCCTTGTTAAGGATCCCGTGGGCGACATCTCTAACGGGGAGGCAAAGTGCGCGCCCAGGGTCACTGATTCTGTCCCCAGGTGGCCGCTAGAGACCCCCTTGTTGGGCGCGCGCCCCCTCGGCGGCCAGGGAGGCTGACAGAGAAACCTCCAGAGGCACAGAACTCGCGAATAACTCCCGGGATGATCTCGAGAGTAACTGCTAGGATCAGGAGTTAGTCCTGGCTCTAGGAATGGCAGATGTGGAGTGTGGGTTCCTTGACGCCACTCACTGCCACTCTTTGGGCCACAGCCCCCTCGGTCCCCACGCGGCCCT comes from Pongo pygmaeus isolate AG05252 chromosome 17, NHGRI_mPonPyg2-v2.0_pri, whole genome shotgun sequence and encodes:
- the ADCYAP1 gene encoding pituitary adenylate cyclase-activating polypeptide isoform X1; protein product: MTMCSGARLALLVYGIIMHSSVYSSPAAAGLRFPGIRLEEEAYDEDGNPLQDFYDLESPGAGSPASALRDASALYYPAERRDVAHGILNKAYRKVLDQLSARKYLQSLVAKGVGGSLGGGAEDDAEPLSKRHSDGIFTDSYSRYRKQMAVKKYLAAVLGKRYKQRVKNKGRRIAYL